In a single window of the Campylobacter iguaniorum genome:
- a CDS encoding tautomerase family protein has product MPYVNIKVTKENGEPTKAQKAELIEGVTELICKVLGRNRSSTVVVIDEIDMANYGLGGQSIEVKRANKS; this is encoded by the coding sequence ATGCCATACGTAAATATAAAAGTCACAAAAGAAAATGGTGAGCCGACAAAGGCGCAAAAAGCTGAGCTTATAGAGGGTGTAACTGAGCTTATTTGCAAGGTTTTAGGCAGAAACAGATCAAGCACGGTCGTTGTCATAGATGAGATAGATATGGCAAATTACGGTCTAGGCGGGCAGAGTATAGAAGTAAAAAGAGCTAATAAAAGCTAA
- a CDS encoding formyltransferase family protein has protein sequence MEFKNVFVVGKGRVALECAKIARSKFKNVELLNLDDMQDKDAFFNELKNTFIISANNFYIFKSQCVLNNFIINYHNSLLPSHRGMNAHIWSIWSGDTKSGISWHEVENTIDTGRILIQKEIAIEDMSAKELLLAQHKAAIFAFDELLNSGFDAKFKVIHTSWGGGELHKRCELPNAGVLDLSWEFQKLVRFLKAFDVGVFRKIPYPKVSVLGGFVDILYYEIGDGFVNLSLENGQKLNIIKEQK, from the coding sequence ATGGAGTTTAAAAACGTATTTGTCGTAGGTAAAGGAAGGGTGGCTTTGGAGTGCGCTAAAATAGCTAGAAGTAAATTTAAAAACGTAGAGCTTTTAAATTTAGATGATATGCAAGACAAAGATGCTTTTTTCAATGAGCTTAAAAACACATTTATTATAAGTGCGAATAACTTTTATATATTCAAATCACAATGCGTTTTAAACAACTTTATCATCAATTACCACAACTCTCTTTTGCCATCTCATAGAGGCATGAATGCACATATTTGGTCTATTTGGAGTGGGGATACTAAGAGTGGAATTAGTTGGCATGAGGTTGAAAATACAATAGATACGGGTAGAATTTTGATACAAAAAGAAATTGCTATTGAAGATATGAGTGCTAAAGAGTTGCTTTTGGCTCAACATAAAGCTGCTATTTTTGCATTTGATGAGCTTTTAAACAGTGGATTTGATGCTAAATTCAAAGTAATTCATACTTCATGGGGGGGGGGTGAGCTACATAAAAGATGCGAGCTTCCAAACGCTGGAGTTTTGGATTTGAGTTGGGAATTCCAAAAGTTAGTAAGATTTTTAAAAGCTTTTGATGTGGGAGTTTTTAGAAAAATTCCGTATCCAAAAGTATCTGTTTTAGGTGGTTTTGTGGATATTTTGTATTATGAGATAGGAGATGGATTTGTGAATTTGAGTTTAGAAAATGGTCAAAAATTAAATATTATAAAGGAGCAAAAATGA
- a CDS encoding amino acid adenylation domain-containing protein — protein sequence MIRNICDFLDISVAKNPNKIAFVSGENSISYAKFDEITNRVASQILRLNLKNEPVLIILPKSIEVLIAFLAVAKSGNFYTLLDGATPLDRIEQVKNILNPKLVITQKNFKFDCFDECEMLFCDDFNKFDIDENLLKIARDTHIDTNLLYVFFTSGSTGVPKGVSISHKSVIDYTFWVCETFKFSSDEILANQAPFYFDNSILDIFSTLKSGATLHILPTSIFAFPSKVLSYLKEHQISLIFWVPSVLVYFANTNALDGLRLASLKKVLFCGEIMPNKQLNVWRKTLPNTLFANLYGPTEITDVCAYYICDRDFSDDELLPIGKACKNTELLVFDDELNLIKKPFIKGELYVRGTSLSLGYFANKQKTKEAFIQNPLHNNYQDILYKTGDIVAYNEFDELICYGRMDAQIKLNGHRIELGEIETITNSHKEVLNSACIFKNSDITLFYEAKNELNLKSYLACKLPNYMIPKKFILVNKFVLNQNGKIDRKVLSGLI from the coding sequence ATGATACGAAATATTTGTGATTTTTTAGATATTAGCGTTGCAAAAAATCCCAATAAAATAGCCTTTGTAAGTGGCGAAAATAGCATAAGTTATGCTAAATTTGATGAGATTACTAATAGAGTTGCCAGCCAGATTTTAAGACTAAATTTGAAGAATGAACCCGTCTTGATTATTTTGCCAAAAAGCATTGAGGTTTTAATAGCGTTTTTAGCAGTGGCAAAAAGTGGAAATTTTTATACTTTGCTTGATGGCGCGACACCACTAGACCGCATAGAACAAGTCAAAAATATATTAAATCCAAAACTTGTAATAACGCAAAAAAACTTTAAATTTGACTGTTTTGATGAGTGCGAAATGCTATTTTGCGATGATTTTAATAAATTTGATATAGATGAAAATTTGCTAAAAATAGCTAGAGATACTCATATAGACACTAATTTGCTTTATGTATTTTTCACGAGTGGAAGCACTGGAGTGCCAAAAGGCGTGAGTATAAGCCATAAAAGCGTGATTGATTATACTTTTTGGGTGTGTGAAACATTTAAATTTAGTAGTGATGAAATACTTGCAAATCAAGCACCTTTTTACTTTGATAACTCTATTTTAGATATTTTTAGCACACTTAAAAGTGGAGCGACTTTGCATATTTTGCCGACTTCTATTTTTGCATTTCCAAGTAAGGTGCTTAGCTATTTAAAAGAACACCAAATTAGTTTGATTTTTTGGGTGCCTTCGGTGCTTGTGTATTTTGCCAATACAAATGCGCTTGATGGTTTGAGACTAGCTAGTCTCAAAAAGGTGCTATTTTGCGGAGAAATTATGCCAAATAAACAGTTAAATGTATGGCGAAAAACTCTTCCAAATACGCTTTTTGCAAATCTTTATGGACCAACAGAAATAACTGATGTATGCGCTTATTATATTTGCGATAGAGATTTTAGTGATGATGAGTTGCTGCCTATTGGTAAAGCTTGCAAAAACACCGAGCTTTTAGTTTTTGATGATGAGTTAAATTTGATAAAAAAGCCATTTATTAAAGGTGAACTTTATGTTAGGGGAACTTCTCTTAGCCTTGGATACTTTGCAAATAAACAAAAGACAAAAGAAGCTTTTATCCAAAATCCTTTGCATAATAATTATCAAGATATTCTTTATAAAACAGGGGACATAGTAGCTTATAATGAATTTGATGAACTGATTTGCTATGGCAGAATGGACGCTCAAATCAAATTAAATGGTCATCGCATTGAGCTTGGCGAGATAGAAACTATAACTAACTCTCACAAGGAGGTTTTAAACTCTGCTTGTATTTTTAAAAATAGTGACATAACGCTATTTTACGAAGCAAAAAATGAGCTAAATTTAAAAAGCTATCTTGCTTGCAAATTGCCAAATTATATGATTCCAAAAAAGTTTATTTTAGTAAATAAATTTGTGCTAAATCAAAATGGTAAAATCGATAGAAAGGTGCTTAGTGGTCTTATTTGA
- a CDS encoding ribose-phosphate pyrophosphokinase, translating to MRGYKIFSGTANVEFSKMVAKYLGIPLSEASIKRFSDGEISVQIGESVRGKDVFIIQPTCAPANINLMELLILTDALKRSSASSITAVIPYFGYARQDRKAAPRVPITAKLVANMMQTAGIDRVVTMDLHAGQIQGFFDIPVDNLYGTMVFTDYVKSKNLPNPIVASPDVGGVARARALAKTMNLDMVIVDKRREKANESEVMNVIGDVNGKDVILIDDMIDTAGTIVKAAEVFKKKGATSVMAFCTHPVLSGPAYERLSKGMLDELVVTDTIPLKEQNEHIKVISVAPLFGEVIRRVYHDESVNSLFS from the coding sequence ATGCGAGGTTATAAAATTTTTTCTGGAACTGCGAATGTTGAGTTTTCAAAAATGGTGGCAAAATACCTAGGAATTCCTCTAAGTGAAGCTAGTATAAAACGCTTTAGTGATGGCGAAATCAGCGTCCAAATCGGCGAAAGCGTACGTGGAAAAGATGTATTTATCATACAGCCAACCTGTGCTCCAGCAAATATAAATTTGATGGAACTTCTAATACTAACAGATGCTTTAAAAAGAAGTAGCGCAAGCTCGATAACTGCTGTTATACCGTATTTTGGCTATGCAAGACAAGATAGAAAAGCAGCTCCAAGAGTGCCGATCACTGCTAAGCTTGTGGCAAATATGATGCAAACAGCTGGCATAGATAGAGTCGTGACTATGGATCTTCACGCTGGACAAATTCAAGGATTTTTTGATATTCCAGTTGATAATCTATATGGAACTATGGTTTTTACTGATTATGTAAAAAGCAAAAACTTGCCAAACCCAATAGTAGCAAGCCCTGATGTGGGCGGCGTGGCACGTGCTAGGGCTTTAGCAAAGACAATGAACCTAGATATGGTTATCGTAGATAAGCGTCGTGAAAAAGCAAATGAAAGCGAAGTCATGAACGTGATCGGTGATGTAAATGGCAAAGACGTGATACTAATCGATGATATGATCGATACTGCTGGAACTATCGTAAAAGCTGCTGAGGTGTTTAAGAAAAAAGGCGCAACTAGTGTAATGGCGTTTTGTACTCATCCAGTGCTTAGTGGCCCAGCCTATGAAAGACTATCAAAAGGCATGTTAGATGAGCTAGTAGTGACTGATACTATACCTCTAAAAGAGCAAAACGAGCATATAAAAGTGATAAGCGTGGCACCGCTTTTTGGAGAAGTAATACGCCGTGTTTATCATGATGAAAGTGTGAATTCTCTATTCTCTTAA
- the lepA gene encoding translation elongation factor 4, translated as MKHIRNFSIIAHIDHGKSTLADRIISECGAISDRQMSAQVMDTMDIEKERGITIKAQSVRLTYKYNNEVYILNLIDTPGHVDFSYEVSRSLASCEGALLVVDASQGVEAQTIANVYIALENSLEIIPVINKIDLPAADPDRVKNEIEHIIGLDCTQAIEVSAKTGIGIKELIEAIITRIPAPATRPEAPLKALIYDSWFDNYLGALALVRIYDGKLSKGDEVYVMGTDKKHIVLDLMYPHPLSPIKTSNLSGGEVGIVVLGLKNVSDVSVGDTITLAKNKASEPIGGFEKAKPFVFAGLYPIDTDKFEDLRDALDKLKLNDSSISYEPETSAALGFGFRVGFLGLLHMEVVKERLEREFNLDLIATAPTVTYEVVQTDGITVSIQNPSELPPVNKIEFIKEPYVKATVITPTEFLGNIITLLNNRRAVQTKMDYITTTRVLLEYDIPMNEIVMDFYDKLKSATKGYASFDYEPSDYRVGNLVKLDIKVAGETVDALSIIVPEEKAMSKGRDFVKTMKELVPRQLFEVAIQASVGNKIIARETVKSMGKNVTAKCYGGDITRKRKLLEKQKEGKKRMKAIGKVTLPQEAFLSVLKID; from the coding sequence ATGAAACATATACGAAATTTTAGCATTATAGCCCATATTGATCATGGCAAAAGCACTTTGGCTGATCGCATTATCAGTGAGTGCGGAGCTATCAGCGATAGGCAGATGAGCGCCCAAGTCATGGATACTATGGATATAGAAAAAGAGCGTGGCATCACTATAAAAGCCCAAAGTGTTAGGCTTACTTACAAATATAATAATGAAGTTTATATACTAAATTTGATAGACACTCCAGGACACGTGGATTTCAGCTATGAGGTTAGTCGCTCACTTGCTAGTTGCGAAGGGGCTTTGCTCGTAGTAGACGCTAGCCAAGGCGTAGAGGCTCAGACTATTGCAAATGTTTATATCGCACTTGAAAACAGTCTTGAAATCATACCAGTTATAAACAAAATCGATCTCCCAGCAGCCGATCCAGACCGTGTAAAAAACGAAATAGAGCATATCATCGGGCTTGATTGTACTCAGGCTATCGAGGTCAGTGCAAAGACAGGAATAGGCATAAAAGAGCTGATAGAAGCTATCATCACAAGGATTCCAGCGCCCGCAACGAGGCCAGAAGCGCCGCTTAAAGCACTTATTTATGATAGCTGGTTTGATAACTATCTTGGTGCTTTAGCACTTGTTCGCATATATGATGGCAAGCTTAGCAAGGGGGATGAAGTTTACGTCATGGGAACAGACAAAAAGCACATCGTGCTAGATCTCATGTATCCACACCCACTAAGCCCTATCAAGACTTCAAATTTAAGTGGTGGCGAAGTAGGTATTGTCGTGCTTGGGCTAAAAAACGTAAGCGATGTAAGCGTCGGGGACACTATAACTCTAGCTAAAAACAAAGCCAGCGAGCCAATAGGTGGCTTTGAAAAGGCTAAGCCATTTGTTTTTGCTGGGCTTTATCCTATCGATACTGATAAATTTGAAGACTTAAGAGACGCACTTGATAAGCTAAAGCTAAATGATAGCTCAATCAGCTATGAGCCTGAGACTTCAGCGGCTCTTGGATTTGGCTTTAGGGTAGGATTTTTGGGGTTACTCCATATGGAAGTTGTCAAAGAGCGTTTGGAACGTGAGTTTAATCTCGATCTTATAGCTACAGCTCCGACTGTGACTTATGAAGTGGTGCAAACTGATGGTATCACAGTCTCTATCCAAAACCCAAGCGAATTACCGCCAGTCAATAAAATAGAGTTCATCAAAGAGCCTTATGTAAAAGCTACAGTGATTACTCCGACTGAGTTTTTAGGTAATATCATCACGCTTTTAAATAACCGCCGTGCAGTGCAGACTAAGATGGATTATATCACGACTACAAGGGTACTTTTAGAGTATGATATACCGATGAATGAGATAGTTATGGACTTTTATGATAAGCTAAAGAGCGCCACAAAGGGCTATGCAAGTTTTGATTATGAGCCAAGCGATTATAGGGTTGGGAATTTGGTCAAGTTAGACATCAAAGTAGCTGGAGAGACGGTGGATGCACTATCTATCATCGTGCCAGAAGAAAAGGCGATGAGTAAGGGTAGGGATTTTGTAAAGACTATGAAAGAGCTTGTGCCAAGGCAGCTTTTTGAAGTAGCGATTCAAGCTAGCGTAGGCAACAAAATCATAGCTAGAGAAACAGTCAAATCAATGGGTAAAAACGTAACTGCAAAGTGCTATGGTGGCGATATCACACGTAAAAGAAAACTTCTTGAAAAGCAAAAAGAGGGTAAAAAACGTATGAAAGCCATAGGTAAGGTCACATTGCCACAAGAGGCGTTTTTGAGCGTTTTGAAAATTGATTAA
- a CDS encoding GNAT family N-acetyltransferase, with protein sequence MVLFEEFLNVYNNGFKFSNNTLSIGNIKDKLEQNQAYLKRIEDNFFLTQNGFITYFVNDICKFECQENYIKRIYKTPICELENRFLSINKFSIFDKYIGMSLKNSGFSFQSYDEVKKAKLNDTNKIYNFFINYFDKEYLFISKTELRHRIQKGQVFVIKQDEKIIGGLVYFLNLNSAHLDFIAVSNEFRQSGIGYRLMSCFLGLNARYFKLFVRETNVKAIEFYKKFGFEFNSIKISFYRRKNGV encoded by the coding sequence GTGGTCTTATTTGAAGAGTTTTTAAATGTATATAATAATGGATTTAAGTTTAGTAATAATACGCTTAGCATTGGTAATATCAAAGATAAATTAGAGCAAAATCAAGCTTATTTGAAGCGTATAGAAGATAACTTTTTTCTAACTCAAAATGGTTTTATTACATATTTTGTAAATGATATTTGCAAATTTGAGTGTCAAGAAAATTATATAAAACGTATATATAAAACGCCAATTTGCGAGCTTGAAAATAGATTTTTAAGTATCAATAAATTTAGTATTTTTGATAAATATATCGGTATGAGCTTAAAAAATAGCGGTTTTAGTTTTCAAAGTTATGATGAGGTTAAAAAAGCAAAGCTTAATGATACTAATAAAATTTATAATTTTTTTATAAATTATTTTGATAAAGAATATCTTTTTATAAGCAAAACCGAACTCAGACATAGAATACAAAAAGGCCAAGTATTTGTCATAAAACAAGATGAGAAAATAATAGGTGGTTTGGTATATTTTTTAAATTTAAACTCGGCTCATTTGGATTTTATAGCAGTTAGCAATGAATTTAGACAAAGTGGTATTGGGTATAGATTGATGAGCTGCTTTTTAGGATTAAACGCCCGGTATTTCAAGCTATTTGTAAGAGAAACGAATGTAAAAGCTATAGAGTTTTATAAAAAATTTGGGTTTGAGTTTAATAGTATAAAAATTTCGTTTTATAGGAGGAAAAATGGAGTTTAA
- a CDS encoding AAC(3) family N-acetyltransferase: protein MKAILEAGGKLVYKSDLVDALRQIGIKSGDSICVHTELFTLGNPLLAKDEFLEALLWCFYEVIGKNGTLIMPTFTYSFCKNQIYDKLNSKSTMGVLTEFFRQQNGVVRTNDPIFSFAIGGNNKEAFLSDSKSCFGKNSVYDVLKRINGKIVLFGLEHAGYTFTHYIEEQAKVSYRYFKEFSGISIDEQRRERKTSIFYFVRKLDVKSTMSVCKQVGILKLSDNFKSVKFGNSILVVLDAKRYFTDTLNQIYKDERLILED from the coding sequence ATGAAAGCTATTTTAGAAGCAGGTGGTAAGCTTGTTTATAAAAGCGATTTGGTAGATGCTTTAAGACAAATTGGTATAAAAAGTGGTGATAGTATTTGCGTTCATACCGAGCTTTTTACTCTTGGTAACCCACTTTTAGCAAAAGATGAATTTTTAGAAGCTTTGCTTTGGTGTTTTTATGAAGTGATTGGTAAAAATGGAACTCTTATTATGCCTACTTTTACATATAGTTTTTGTAAAAACCAAATTTATGATAAGCTAAACTCAAAAAGTACTATGGGTGTTTTGACTGAATTTTTCAGACAACAAAACGGTGTTGTTCGTACAAATGATCCGATTTTTTCTTTTGCAATTGGCGGAAATAATAAGGAAGCTTTTTTAAGCGATAGTAAAAGCTGTTTTGGTAAAAACTCAGTGTATGACGTACTTAAAAGAATAAATGGGAAAATAGTTTTGTTTGGGCTAGAGCATGCTGGATATACGTTTACTCACTATATAGAAGAGCAAGCTAAAGTAAGCTATAGATATTTTAAAGAATTTAGTGGGATAAGCATAGATGAGCAAAGAAGAGAGCGAAAAACAAGTATATTTTATTTTGTAAGAAAACTAGATGTAAAATCTACGATGTCGGTTTGCAAACAAGTAGGGATATTAAAACTTTCTGATAACTTTAAAAGCGTGAAATTTGGCAATTCTATTTTAGTCGTTTTAGATGCCAAGAGATATTTTACAGATACACTAAACCAAATTTACAAAGATGAAAGATTGATTTTAGAAGATTGA
- a CDS encoding dihydroorotase: MTTLIKNATIINATQTLKANILIENEIIKSISSDEPKADKIIDASGKLVFPGLIDMHVHFRDPGLEYKDDIITGSMSAVAGGVTTCCPMANTNPVNDNAVITRDMIAKAKKRGLIDLLPIGAITKGMGGKGITEMGDMSEAGCVAFSDDGLPVSSSDVMRSALEYSAFHKSFIINHSQDCSLCRGGHMNEGKMSMLLGIKGMPREQEEIMISRDMLLAKLTGGHIHVAHVSSAYSLKLIEQAKKDGINITCEVCPHHFTFDESELISYDTNFKMSPPLRTKSDVEAMRNGLKNGSIDVICTDHAPHHTDEKFLEFDKAPFGILGLQTLVPLTLNLVRQGVISYNDMARLTSKNPAKILNLPNKGEIKEGFLADIAIIDPDFEYVYDESLNKSKSKNSPLLGKKLKGASLITIKSGRVVFDFPNVVA, encoded by the coding sequence ATGACAACACTTATAAAAAACGCGACTATCATAAACGCTACTCAAACTTTAAAAGCAAATATTTTAATAGAAAATGAGATTATAAAATCAATCTCGTCTGATGAGCCAAAAGCCGATAAAATCATAGACGCTAGTGGCAAGCTGGTATTTCCAGGTCTTATTGATATGCACGTGCATTTCAGAGATCCAGGACTTGAGTACAAAGACGATATCATCACAGGCTCTATGAGTGCAGTCGCTGGTGGCGTGACTACTTGCTGTCCTATGGCAAACACAAATCCAGTCAATGACAATGCAGTCATAACCCGCGATATGATAGCCAAAGCCAAAAAACGTGGTCTTATCGACTTGCTTCCTATCGGAGCTATCACAAAGGGCATGGGTGGCAAAGGTATCACCGAAATGGGCGATATGAGCGAAGCTGGATGCGTGGCGTTTAGCGATGATGGACTTCCTGTTAGCTCAAGTGATGTTATGCGTTCAGCTCTGGAATACTCAGCATTTCATAAAAGCTTCATCATCAATCACTCCCAAGACTGCTCTTTATGTCGTGGTGGTCACATGAATGAGGGCAAAATGTCTATGCTTTTAGGCATAAAAGGAATGCCAAGAGAGCAAGAAGAGATAATGATAAGTCGCGATATGCTTTTAGCCAAGCTCACAGGCGGACACATCCACGTCGCTCACGTCAGTAGCGCCTACTCACTAAAGCTCATCGAGCAAGCTAAAAAAGATGGCATAAACATCACTTGCGAGGTTTGTCCTCATCACTTTACATTCGATGAAAGCGAGCTGATAAGCTACGACACAAACTTCAAAATGTCTCCACCACTTCGCACCAAAAGTGATGTAGAGGCTATGAGAAATGGGCTTAAAAACGGCTCTATCGACGTCATTTGCACCGATCACGCACCACATCACACAGATGAAAAATTCTTAGAGTTTGACAAAGCTCCATTTGGTATTTTGGGTCTTCAAACCCTTGTGCCACTTACTTTAAATTTAGTCCGCCAAGGTGTCATTAGCTACAACGACATGGCAAGGCTCACTAGCAAAAATCCAGCCAAAATACTAAATTTGCCAAACAAAGGCGAGATAAAAGAGGGATTTTTAGCCGATATTGCTATCATAGATCCAGATTTTGAGTATGTTTATGACGAGAGCTTAAACAAATCCAAATCCAAAAACTCACCACTACTAGGCAAAAAGCTAAAAGGAGCTAGTCTCATAACTATAAAAAGCGGAAGAGTCGTATTCGACTTCCCAAATGTGGTAGCTTGA
- a CDS encoding ComF family protein → MRCLKCGKFSFKFICNECKFALSEFENGVRYIDGFKVYYFYKYDSIKDLLYAKHQMHGHFVFKVLANLSFKKFAKEFEFGSVVNAIPLDDNIRSGYSHTAVLARALKSPSIAPAYRALRAKSSVKYTGKSLEFRQKNPRNFELLKSIKNPVILVDDIITTGTSMKEAKNLLIKNGITPLFGLVLADARE, encoded by the coding sequence ATGCGTTGCTTGAAATGTGGCAAATTTAGCTTTAAGTTTATTTGCAATGAGTGCAAATTTGCACTTAGTGAATTTGAAAATGGTGTGAGATATATTGATGGATTTAAGGTTTATTATTTTTACAAATATGACTCTATAAAAGACCTGCTTTATGCCAAGCACCAGATGCACGGACATTTCGTTTTTAAAGTTTTAGCAAATTTGAGCTTTAAAAAATTTGCTAAGGAATTTGAGTTTGGAAGTGTGGTAAATGCAATTCCGCTAGATGATAATATAAGAAGTGGATATTCACACACTGCAGTGCTTGCTAGGGCTTTGAAATCCCCTAGTATAGCTCCAGCCTATAGAGCTTTGAGAGCTAAAAGTAGTGTGAAATACACTGGCAAAAGCTTGGAATTTCGCCAGAAAAATCCAAGAAATTTTGAACTTTTAAAGAGTATCAAAAATCCAGTGATTTTAGTCGATGACATCATCACGACTGGCACAAGCATGAAAGAAGCGAAAAATCTACTTATCAAAAATGGAATTACTCCACTTTTTGGACTAGTTTTAGCCGATGCTAGAGAGTAA
- a CDS encoding aspartate carbamoyltransferase catalytic subunit → MTYTKKDLISTKDLSKDDIYSFLNLAKEYKKLNLEPVKKDPILKGVTVVNAFFENSTRTRTSFEIAGKRLGADTINFSSSTSSTNKGETLIDTINNIEAMKTDVFIVRHYSSGSAQFVAKNTPSCVINAGDGCNEHPTQALLDLLTIFESKGSFENLTVTIIGDIFHSRVARSNIYAMQTLGIKVRLFGPPMFMQNAEIFGCEICRDMDEAVRGSDAIIMLRIQLERSDGEVAFPSVREYSKYFGLTKRRLEVAKDNVIILHPGPINRGVELNSDVADDPRISSILDQVENGVAIRMAVLKTVYQNKFKA, encoded by the coding sequence ATGACCTACACAAAAAAAGATTTGATTTCTACAAAAGACTTAAGCAAAGATGATATTTATTCATTTTTAAATTTAGCCAAAGAGTATAAAAAGCTAAATTTAGAGCCAGTTAAAAAAGATCCGATATTAAAAGGCGTGACCGTCGTCAATGCCTTTTTTGAGAATTCCACTCGCACGAGAACTAGCTTTGAAATAGCTGGCAAAAGGCTTGGCGCTGATACGATAAATTTCAGCTCAAGCACTTCAAGCACCAATAAAGGCGAAACCCTAATCGACACCATAAACAACATAGAAGCTATGAAAACTGATGTGTTTATCGTGCGTCACTACAGCTCTGGCTCAGCCCAGTTCGTCGCTAAGAACACGCCCTCATGCGTCATAAATGCAGGCGATGGCTGCAATGAGCACCCTACACAAGCCTTGCTTGATTTGCTTACAATCTTTGAGTCTAAAGGTAGCTTTGAAAATCTCACAGTCACGATAATAGGCGATATATTTCACTCACGAGTAGCTAGATCAAATATCTATGCAATGCAGACTTTAGGCATCAAAGTAAGGCTTTTTGGGCCTCCGATGTTTATGCAAAATGCCGAGATTTTTGGCTGTGAAATTTGCCGTGATATGGACGAAGCAGTTCGCGGAAGCGACGCTATAATCATGCTTAGAATCCAGCTAGAAAGAAGCGATGGCGAGGTCGCATTCCCAAGCGTAAGAGAATATAGCAAGTATTTTGGACTCACCAAAAGACGCTTAGAAGTAGCAAAGGATAATGTCATCATACTCCACCCAGGCCCGATAAACAGAGGCGTGGAGCTAAACTCAGACGTCGCAGACGATCCAAGGATTTCTAGCATACTTGACCAAGTCGAAAACGGCGTAGCTATCAGAATGGCAGTTTTAAAAACAGTTTATCAAAACAAATTCAAGGCTTAA